The following proteins are co-located in the Rhea pennata isolate bPtePen1 chromosome 2, bPtePen1.pri, whole genome shotgun sequence genome:
- the ABHD5 gene encoding 1-acylglycerol-3-phosphate O-acyltransferase ABHD5, which yields MAGAAAVALSVAALPAAPAAMAEEEAPSEGSGWLFSWLPAWCPTSLLHLKEAEDRMLKCIAGTYSKRYVYLSNGNKIWTLTFSPDLSRKTPLVLLHGFGGGVGLWALNFEDLCENRTVHAFDLLGFGRSSRPHFDSDAREAENQFVESIEEWRREVGLEKMILLGHNLGGFLAAAYSLKYPSRVKHLILVEPWGFPERPDNAEQERPIPIWIKALGAILSPFNPLAGLRIAGPFGLSLVQRLRPDFKRKYSSMFDDNTVTEYIYHCNVQTPSGETAFKNMTIPYGWAKRPMLKRISHMDQDIPITVVYGARSCIDGNSGSTIQSLRPNSYVKTIAILGAGHYVYADQPEDFNQRVKDICDSVD from the exons ATGGCCGGTGCCGCCGCGGTCGCGCTGTCCGTcgccgcgctgccggccgctcccgccgccaTGGCCGAGGAGGAGGCCCCCAGCGAAGG GTCAGGATGGTTATTCAGCTGGCTTCCTGCCTGGTGTCCCACATCACTGCTACATCTTAAAGAAGCAGAAGACAGAATGCTAAAAT GTATTGCAGGCACATACAGTAAACGGTATGTGTACCTAtctaatggaaataaaatatggaCACTGACATTCTCTCCGGACCTTTCACGTAAAACCCCGCTCGTTCTTCTTCATGGGTTTGGAGGAGGTGTTGGACTGTGGGCTCTCAATTTTGAAGATCTCTGTGAAAACAGAACCGTTCATGCTTTTGACCTCTTGGGATTTGGACGTAGCAGTAGACCACACTTTGACAGTGATGCTCGGGAAGCAGAAAATCAGTTTGTGGAATCCATAGAAGAATGGAGAAGGGAGGTGGGgttagaaaaaatgattttacttgGACACAACCTAGGTGGATTCCTGGCTGCTGCTTACTCATTAAAGTACCCATCAAG GGTAAAGCACCTTATCTTAGTGGAGCCGTGGGGTTTTCCAGAGAGGCCTGACAATGCTGAACAAGAAAGACCAATTCCGATCTGGATCAAAGCACTAGGAGCTATATTGAGTCCATTTAATCCATTAGCTGGGCTGAGGATAGCAGGACCCTTTG GACTAAGCCTTGTACAGCGTTTAAGACCAGATTTCAAGCGAAAATATTCATCAATGTTTGATGATAACACTGTGACTGAGTATATCTATCACTGCAATGTACAGACACCCAG TGGTGAAACTGCTTTCAAGAATATGACTATTCCTTATGGATGGGCAAAGAGGCCAATGCTGAAACGGATTTCACACATGGATCAAGACATTCCAATCACTGTGGTCTATGGAGCACGTTCATGTATAGATGGCAATTCTGGCAGCACTATCCAGTCTCTGAGACCAAATTCATATGTGAAGACAATA GCTATCCTTGGTGCAGGTCATTATGTGTATGCTGATCAACCTGAAGACTTCAATCAGAGAGTAAAAGatatctgtgattctgtggacTGA